Proteins found in one Pieris napi chromosome 6, ilPieNapi1.2, whole genome shotgun sequence genomic segment:
- the LOC125050252 gene encoding mucin-2-like yields the protein MYKLIAIFAYFVVCDACLPYNFEYGYRDNFTNTAGMCNGLSMWDLKTYSDIGLDPPHWLSEKFISPNRQRLSCVASFTFEGSERGRVDINAYMQSSEQDQITIMVNAVREIGDATFGSIMLGPTVTPNFYSGWHKLRIDIMEGSGNFTGYITMLGIAASNSIVLIDSFRYIPPDFEGECNIYDTTTTPTTPEDTPSTPEDTPSTPEDTPSTPEDTPSTPEDTPSTPENTPSTPEDTPSTPENTPSTPEDRPSTPEDTPSTPEDIPSTPENTPSTPEDTPSPPENTPSTPEETPSTPENTPSTPEDTPSTPEDTPSTPEDTPSTPENTPSTPEDTPSTPEDSPSTPENTPSTPEDTPSTPENTPSTPEDTPSTPEDTPSTPEDAPSTPENTPSTPEDTPSTPEDTPSTPEDTPSTPENSPSTPEDTPSTPENTPSTPEDTPSTPEDTPSTPEDTPSTPEDTPSTPEDTPSTPENTPSTPEDTPSTPEDSPSTPENTPSTPEDTPSTPEDTPSTPEDTPSTPENTPSRPEDTPSTPEDTPSTPEDTPSTPEDTPSTPEDTPSTPENTPSTPEDTPSTPEGSPSTPENTPSTPEDTPSTPEDTPSSPEDAPSTPENTPSTPEDTRSTPENTPSTPEDTPSTPEDTPSTPEDTPSTPENIPSTPEDTPSTPEDTPSTPEDIPSTPENTPSTPEDTPSTPEDTPSTPEDTPSTPEDTPSTPENTPSTPEDTPSTPENIPSTPEDTPSTPEDTSSTPEDTPSTPENIPSTPEDTPSTPEDTPSTPESTPSTPEDTPSTPEDTPSTPEDAPSTPENTPSTPEDTPSTPENTPSTPEDTPSTPKDTPSTPEDTPSTPEDRPSTPEDTPSTPEDIPSTPENTPSTPEDTPSTPEDTPSTPEDTPSTPEDTPSTPENTPSTPEDTPSTPENIPSTPEDTPSTPEDTPSTPEDTPSTPENIPSTPEDTPSTPVGSPSTPENTPSTPEDTPSTPEDTPSSPEHAPSTPENTPSTPEDTPSTPENTPSTPEDTPSTPEDTPSTPENTASTPEDTPSTPENTPSTPEDTPSTPEDTPSTPEDTPSTPEDTPSTPEDTPSTPENIPSTPEDTPSTPEDTPSTPEDTPSTPEDTPSTPEDAPSTPENTPSTPEDTPSTPENTPSTPEDTPSTPEDTPSTPEDTPSTPEDRPSTPEDTPSTPEDIPSTPENTPSTPEDTPSTPEDTPSTPENTPSTPEDTPSTPENTPSTPEDTPSTPENIPSTPEDTPSTPEDTPSTPEDTPSTPENIPSTPEDTPSTPEDTPSTPENTPSTPEDTPSTPENTPLTPEYTPSTPESTPLTPEDTPSKPEDTPSTPEDTPSTPEYTPSTPENTPSTPEDTPSTPENIPSTPEDTPSTPEDTPSTPEDTPSTPEDTPSTPENTPSTPEDTPSTPENIPSTPEDTPSTPEDTPSTPEDTPSTPEDTPSTPENTPSTPEDTPSTPENIPSLPEDTPSTSDDTSTLEPTDPTTSPVLADPYSFWNPFTITMVVLITLIFLLLVSSICFYLGVKRGRSKNIVILPEFDDLPRSMVIPRVERIGNPSILPYLA from the coding sequence ATAACAATGCTTGGGATAGCTGCTTctaattctattgtattaatcGACTCATTTCGATATATACCACCAGATTTCGAAGGggaatgtaatatttatgataCTACAACTACTCCTACTACACCTGAAGATACGCCGTCCACTCCTGAAGATACACCGTCCACACCTGAAGATACACCATCTACACCAGAAGATACCCCATCGACACCAGAAGACACACCGTCCACACCAGAAAATACCCCTTCAACACCAGAAGACACACCATCTACACCTGAAAATACCCCTTCAACACCAGAAGACAGACCGTCCACACCTGAAGATACCCCTTCAACACCAGAGGACATACCATCTACACCTGAAAATACCCCTTCAACACCAGAAGACACACCATCTCCGCCGGAAAATACCCCTTCAACACCAGAAGAAACACCATCTACACCTGAAAATACCCCTTCAACACCAGAAGACACACCGTCCACACCTGAAGATACCCCTTCAACACCAGAAGACACACCATCCACACCAGAAAATACGCCTTCAACACCAGAAGACACACCGTCCACCCCTGAAGACTCCCCTTCAACACCTGAAAATACCCCTTCAACACCAGAAGACACACCATCTACACCGGAAAATACCCCTTCAACACCAGAAGACACACCGTCCACACCTGAAGATACCCCTTCAACACCAGAGGACGCACCATCTACACCAGAAAATACCCCTTCAACACCAGAAGACACACCGTCCACACCTGAAGATACCCCTTCAACACCAGAGGACACACCATCTACACCGGAAAATAGCCCTTCAACACCAGAAGACACACCATCTACACCGGAAAATACGCCTTCAACACCAGAAGACACACCGTCCACACCAGAAGATACCCCTTCAACACCAGAAGACACACCGTCCACACCTGAAGATACCCCTTCAACACCAGAAGACACACCATCCACACCAGAAAATACGCCTTCAACACCAGAAGACACACCGTCCACCCCTGAAGACTCCCCTTCAACACCTGAAAATACCCCTTCAACACCAGAAGACACACCGTCCACACCTGAAGATACCCCTTCAACACCAGAAGACACACCATCCACACCAGAAAATACGCCTTCAAGACCAGAAGACACACCGTCTACACCAGAAGATACCCCTTCAACACCAGAAGACACACCGTCCACACCTGAAGATACCCCTTCAACACCAGAAGACACACCATCCACACCAGAAAATACGCCTTCAACACCAGAAGACACACCATCCACCCCTGAAGGCTCCCCTTCAACACCAGAAAATACGCCTTCAACACCAGAAGACACACCGTCCACACCTGAAGATACCCCTTCATCACCAGAGGACGCACCATCTACACCGGAAAATACCCCTTCAACACCAGAAGACACACGGTCCACACCAGAAAATACGCCTTCAACACCAGAAGACACACCATCCACACCTGAAGATACCCCTTCAACACCAGAAGACACACCATCTACACCGGAAAATATCCCTTCAACACCAGAAGACACACCGTCCACACCTGAAGATACCCCTTCAACACCAGAGGACATACCATCTACACCTGAAAATACCCCTTCAACACCAGAAGACACACCGTCCACACCTGAAGATACCCCTTCAACACCAGAAGACACACCGTCCACCCCTGAAGACACCCCTTCAACACCTGAAAATACCCCTTCAACACCAGAAGACACACCATCTACACCGGAAAATATCCCTTCAACACCAGAAGACACACCGTCCACACCTGAAGATACCTCTTCAACACCAGAAGACACACCATCTACACCGGAAAATATCCCTTCAACACCAGAAGACACACCGTCCACACCAGAAGACACACCATCTACACCGGAAAGTACCCCTTCAACACCAGAAGACACACCGTCCACACCTGAAGATACCCCTTCAACACCAGAGGACGCACCATCTACACCGGAAAATACCCCTTCAACACCAGAAGACACACCATCTACACCTGAAAATACCCCATCAACACCAGAAGACACACCGTCCACCCCTAAAGACACCCCTTCCACCCCTGAAGACACCCCTTCAACACCAGAAGACAGACCGTCCACACCTGAAGATACCCCTTCAACACCAGAGGACATACCATCTACACCTGAAAATACCCCTTCAACACCAGAAGACACACCGTCCACACCTGAAGATACCCCTTCAACACCAGAAGACACACCGTCCACCCCTGAAGACACCCCTTCAACACCTGAAAATACCCCTTCAACACCAGAAGACACACCATCTACACCGGAAAATATCCCTTCAACACCAGAAGACACACCGTCCACACCTGAAGATACCCCTTCAACACCAGAAGACACACCATCTACACCGGAAAATATCCCTTCAACACCAGAAGACACACCGTCCACCCCTGTAGGCTCCCCTTCAACACCAGAAAATACGCCTTCAACACCAGAAGACACACCGTCCACACCTGAAGATACCCCTTCATCACCAGAGCACGCACCATCTACACCGGAAAATACCCCTTCAACACCAGAAGACACACCGTCCACACCAGAAAATACGCCTTCAACACCAGAAGACACACCGTCCACCCCTGAAGACACCCCTTCAACACCTGAAAATACCGCTTCAACACCAGAAGACACACCATCTACACCGGAAAATACCCCTTCAACACCAGAAGACACACCGTCCACACCCGAAGATACCCCTTCAACACCAGAAGACACACCATCCACACCTGAAGATACCCCTTCAACACCAGAAGACACACCATCTACACCGGAAAATATCCCTTCAACACCAGAAGACACACCGTCCACACCTGAAGATACCCCTTCAACACCAGAAGACACACCGTCCACCCCTGAAGATACCCCTTCAACACCAGAGGACGCACCATCTACACCGGAAAATACCCCTTCAACACCAGAAGACACACCATCTACACCTGAAAATACCCCATCAACACCAGAAGACACACCGTCCACCCCTGAAGACACCCCTTCCACCCCTGAAGACACCCCTTCAACACCAGAAGACAGACCGTCCACACCTGAAGATACCCCTTCAACACCAGAGGACATACCATCTACACCTGAAAATACCCCTTCAACACCAGAAGACACACCGTCCACCCCTGAAGACACCCCTTCAACACCTGAAAATACCCCTTCAACACCAGAAGACACACCATCTACACCTGAAAATACCCCTTCAACACCAGAAGACACACCATCTACACCGGAAAATATCCCTTCAACACCAGAAGACACACCGTCCACACCTGAAGATACCCCTTCAACACCAGAAGACACACCATCTACACCGGAAAATATCCCTTCAACACCAGAAGACACACCGTCCACACCTGAAGACACCCCTTCAACGCCTGAAAATACCCCTTCAACACCAGAAGATACACCATCTACACCGGAAAATACCCCTTTAACACCAGAATACACACCATCTACACCGGAAAGTACCCCTTTAACGCCAGAAGACACACCGTCCAAACCTGAAGATACCCCTTCAACACCAGAAGACACACCGTCCACCCCTGAATACACCCCTTCAACACCTGAAAATACCCCTTCAACACCAGAAGACACACCATCTACACCGGAAAATATCCCTTCAACACCAGAAGACACACCGTCCACACCTGAAGATACCCCTTCAACACCAGAAGACACACCGTCCACCCCTGAAGACACTCCTTCAACACCTGAAAATACCCCTTCAACACCAGAAGACACACCATCTACACCGGAAAATATCCCTTCAACACCAGAAGACACACCGTCCACACCTGAAGATACCCCTTCAACACCAGAAGACACACCGTCCACCCCTGAAGACACTCCTTCAACACCTGAAAATACTCCTTCAACACCAGAAGACACACCATCTACACCGGAAAATATCCCTTCATTACCAGAAGACACACCGTCCACAAGTGATGATACTAGCACATTAGAGCCAACAGACCCAACGACAAGTCCAGTATTGGCTGATCCCTACAGCTTTTGGAACCCCTTCACAATAACAATGGTGgtattaataactttaatatttttgttacttgtTTCAAGTATTTGCTTCTATTTAGGAGTGAAAAGAGGTCGAAGTAAGAACATCGTAATATTGCCAGAATTTGATGATTTACCAAGATCAATGGTTATACCACGAGTTGAGAGAATTGGTAACCCTTCGATATTGCCCTATTTAgcgtaa